In one window of Armatimonadota bacterium DNA:
- the nikR gene encoding nickel-responsive transcriptional regulator NikR has protein sequence MSDHDDSSETAERFGVSMSRRLLRAFDRVIREKGYRSRSEAIRDIVRNYLVGQEWVGGRSRVVGTVTIVYDHGTRELGDVLTHLQHEHQATVVCSTHVHLDQHNCLEVVVLKGRPRDVQAIADRLISTRGVKHGRLVCTTTGARV, from the coding sequence ATGAGCGATCACGACGACAGTAGTGAAACGGCAGAGCGCTTCGGTGTCTCCATGAGCCGGCGGCTGCTGCGTGCATTCGATCGAGTAATCCGTGAGAAGGGCTACCGCAGCCGCTCCGAGGCTATCCGCGACATCGTGCGCAACTACCTTGTCGGCCAGGAGTGGGTCGGCGGCAGGTCCCGGGTCGTGGGAACGGTCACCATCGTCTATGACCACGGGACCCGCGAGCTGGGTGACGTCCTGACCCACCTTCAGCACGAGCATCAAGCCACCGTCGTCTGCAGCACGCACGTGCACCTCGACCAGCACAACTGTCTCGAAGTGGTCGTGCTCAAGGGCCGTCCGCGGGATGTCCAGGCCATCGCCGACCGGCTCATCAGCACGCGCGGCGTGAAACACGGCCGCCTCGTCTGCACGACCACTGGCGCGCGTGTGTGA
- a CDS encoding DUF2961 domain-containing protein, with amino-acid sequence MRRMVLEVVMVMAAVLWLVVGPGSAQAAPADGRVTIEALLREMIDMERLATAPQPGMECDQQSSYDRASVSPEQDGWFANGDAGKFIRQEQRDGRTEFVMAEIDGPGAIVRLWSANPDGGGTIRIYVDDMQTPALEADFLALTSAQMPEFPAPFSGRRALGANLYFPIAYQQRCKVTVDKPSLYYHVGYRTYPTGTVVEPFSMQALDEARPTMREIGEILSRPAVSFTTKGAQRRDEDATIAPGRELVLDDFAGPGAIVRMEGLIDVPAEQLFAAMRETLLTISFDEEREPSVWAPIGDFFGSTPGVNPHESLPVGMLGDGRCYCNWYMPFAKRARIAIRNESDDPVSVRLTVWSKPAEWRQGRTLYFHAKWRNDWLLAQPEFVDWPMLEAGGPGRFVGVMLGVVNTKPGWWGEGDEKVWVDDDTFPSYFGTGSEDYFGYAWCNTTLFSHAYHSQSIVTGPGNFGYTAVARYHVSDDIPFQRRIRFDIEKWSGADREYACTAYWYAAPGATDFFAPVSAAERRIRPLPEPYRVKGAVEGEKLEVARCTGGKTQVQDLSGDFSDSRHLWWLNPEEGDVLEVKVPVAKAGHYAVTLGMTKSWDYGIHQPLVSGEPVGRPVDLYAQQITPLKVNLGEFDVPAGELLIGLRCVGTNPSAQPVNRMAGIDYVLLEPVR; translated from the coding sequence ATGAGACGAATGGTCCTGGAAGTCGTGATGGTGATGGCCGCGGTGCTGTGGCTTGTGGTGGGGCCCGGGTCCGCGCAGGCGGCACCGGCTGATGGCCGCGTGACCATCGAGGCGCTGCTGCGCGAGATGATAGATATGGAACGGCTCGCGACCGCGCCGCAGCCCGGCATGGAGTGCGACCAACAGTCGAGTTATGATCGAGCAAGCGTATCGCCGGAACAGGACGGCTGGTTCGCGAACGGCGACGCCGGCAAGTTTATCCGCCAGGAGCAGCGCGACGGGCGCACCGAGTTCGTGATGGCGGAGATAGACGGCCCGGGAGCGATCGTGCGCCTGTGGTCGGCAAACCCGGACGGCGGCGGCACGATTCGAATCTACGTTGACGATATGCAGACGCCGGCGCTCGAAGCCGACTTCCTCGCGTTGACATCGGCGCAGATGCCGGAGTTCCCGGCTCCCTTCAGCGGTCGCCGCGCGCTGGGGGCCAATCTCTACTTCCCGATCGCATACCAGCAGCGCTGCAAGGTCACGGTCGACAAGCCGAGCTTGTATTACCACGTCGGCTATCGGACGTACCCCACAGGGACAGTCGTGGAACCGTTCTCCATGCAGGCCCTGGACGAGGCGCGCCCGACGATGCGCGAGATCGGCGAGATCCTTTCCAGGCCCGCCGTGAGCTTCACGACGAAAGGCGCGCAGCGCCGCGACGAAGATGCTACCATCGCGCCGGGAAGAGAACTCGTACTCGACGACTTCGCGGGGCCGGGCGCGATTGTGCGCATGGAGGGCTTGATCGACGTGCCTGCGGAGCAGCTGTTCGCCGCGATGCGCGAGACGCTGCTGACGATCAGTTTCGACGAGGAGCGCGAGCCGAGCGTATGGGCGCCGATTGGCGACTTCTTCGGCTCGACGCCCGGCGTAAACCCGCACGAGAGCCTTCCGGTCGGCATGCTCGGGGACGGCCGCTGCTACTGCAACTGGTACATGCCCTTCGCCAAACGCGCGCGCATTGCCATTCGCAACGAATCAGACGACCCGGTGAGTGTACGGCTTACCGTATGGAGCAAGCCCGCGGAGTGGAGGCAAGGGCGTACGCTCTACTTTCACGCGAAGTGGCGCAATGACTGGCTGCTCGCCCAGCCGGAGTTTGTTGACTGGCCGATGCTCGAGGCCGGCGGGCCGGGGCGCTTCGTCGGGGTCATGCTCGGCGTGGTCAACACGAAGCCCGGCTGGTGGGGCGAAGGCGACGAGAAGGTCTGGGTTGACGACGACACATTCCCCAGCTATTTCGGCACCGGCTCCGAGGACTACTTCGGCTACGCCTGGTGCAACACCACGCTCTTCAGTCACGCCTACCACAGCCAGAGCATCGTCACCGGCCCGGGCAACTTCGGGTATACGGCGGTCGCGCGCTATCACGTCTCTGATGACATTCCGTTCCAGAGACGCATCAGGTTCGACATCGAGAAATGGTCAGGTGCAGATCGCGAGTACGCCTGCACGGCATACTGGTACGCGGCGCCCGGCGCGACGGACTTCTTTGCGCCGGTGTCCGCGGCCGAGCGGCGCATCCGGCCCTTGCCGGAGCCTTACCGCGTGAAGGGAGCGGTCGAAGGCGAGAAGCTGGAGGTCGCCCGATGCACTGGCGGCAAGACCCAGGTGCAGGACCTGTCGGGAGACTTCAGCGACAGCCGTCACTTGTGGTGGCTCAACCCCGAGGAAGGCGATGTCCTGGAAGTCAAGGTGCCGGTGGCAAAGGCCGGCCATTACGCTGTCACGCTGGGCATGACCAAGTCATGGGACTACGGCATACACCAGCCGCTTGTTAGCGGTGAGCCCGTGGGGCGACCCGTGGATCTCTACGCGCAGCAAATCACGCCGCTGAAGGTCAACCTGGGCGAGTTCGACGTACCGGCCGGAGAGTTGCTGATCGGCCTGCGATGCGTCGGCACGAACCCTTCAGCGCAGCCGGTTAACCGCATGGCGGGGATAGACTACGTGCTGCTGGAGCCTGTCCGCTAG
- a CDS encoding DegT/DnrJ/EryC1/StrS family aminotransferase, whose translation MSAKLAIDGGTPVRAEPYPPWPFFWEEEKQAVREVLDSGKINYWTGFRGMEFQKQWAEYCGVKHAIALNSGTSALHVAAAAASIGPGDEGICPSYTFIGTAAAVCHQNAVPIFVDVDEQTYNIDPAAVEKAITPRTKAIIAVHLHGHPAEMDPLMDLAKKHNLVVIEDAAQAHGAEYKGKKIGSIGHLAAFSFCQDKIITTGGEGGMVTTNDDDFAEIGRSFKDHGYWEEEHKDLLQMEALYPYIHHRVGFNYRMTEMQSVIGMVCLRRLDEWVDKRRENAHFLSECIGRIAQLEPPHEAPHVKHAFYKYAFTIKPETLKCSRDDFILALRAEGIPCIAGVPPSNQMEEVFQKHVGYGHTKCPFACPWYGDPPDYSKMKTPVAERIGARTVWLLVHPTVERKDLKDAATALEKVAGAYAV comes from the coding sequence ATGAGCGCGAAGCTAGCCATAGACGGTGGAACGCCGGTGCGAGCCGAACCCTATCCCCCGTGGCCGTTCTTCTGGGAAGAAGAGAAGCAGGCGGTTCGCGAGGTGCTTGACTCCGGCAAAATCAACTACTGGACCGGCTTTCGCGGCATGGAGTTCCAGAAGCAGTGGGCGGAGTATTGCGGCGTGAAGCACGCCATCGCGCTGAACAGCGGCACGAGCGCCTTGCACGTCGCCGCCGCCGCGGCGAGCATCGGCCCCGGTGACGAGGGGATCTGTCCCTCCTACACGTTCATCGGAACCGCCGCCGCCGTTTGCCACCAGAATGCGGTCCCCATATTCGTTGACGTTGACGAGCAGACGTACAACATTGACCCCGCCGCCGTCGAGAAAGCAATCACGCCCAGGACGAAGGCCATCATTGCGGTCCACCTGCACGGACATCCGGCAGAGATGGATCCGCTGATGGACCTGGCGAAGAAGCACAACCTCGTCGTCATCGAGGACGCCGCGCAAGCTCACGGCGCGGAATACAAAGGAAAGAAGATCGGCTCCATCGGCCACCTCGCCGCTTTCAGCTTCTGCCAGGACAAGATCATCACCACCGGCGGCGAGGGCGGCATGGTGACGACCAACGACGACGACTTCGCCGAGATTGGCCGCAGCTTTAAGGATCACGGCTACTGGGAGGAGGAGCACAAGGACTTGCTCCAGATGGAGGCGCTCTATCCCTACATCCATCACCGCGTCGGCTTCAATTACCGCATGACCGAGATGCAATCCGTAATTGGCATGGTGTGCCTGAGGCGTCTCGATGAGTGGGTGGACAAGCGGCGCGAGAATGCACATTTCCTGAGCGAGTGCATCGGCCGGATCGCACAGCTCGAGCCGCCGCACGAGGCGCCGCACGTCAAGCATGCCTTCTACAAGTACGCATTCACCATCAAGCCGGAGACCCTGAAGTGCAGCCGCGATGACTTCATCCTTGCCCTGCGCGCCGAGGGCATCCCTTGTATCGCCGGCGTGCCACCGAGCAACCAGATGGAGGAGGTTTTCCAGAAGCACGTTGGATACGGCCATACCAAATGTCCGTTCGCATGTCCGTGGTACGGCGATCCGCCGGACTACAGCAAGATGAAGACGCCGGTCGCGGAGCGGATTGGCGCGAGGACGGTATGGCTGCTGGTGCATCCGACCGTCGAGCGCAAGGACCTCAAGGACGCGGCCACGGCGTTGGAAAAGGTCGCCGGAGCATACGCCGTCTAG
- a CDS encoding PKD domain-containing protein, which produces MTVERDAELNPVRVVVQYEDGRTFEVDKSGHAARRLSATETAPVSEQEAAELRALYEAVVNWDTGWITIIPGVFEVRAYANAATPQMTAHLQGQITLTWDDDRACAGSALPVTCSYEGDPGASSVHIEGGFQGGVQLRFVGSYVYQPFGIDLGAFAEQAFTGYALGETVSASDNDPPSDPVGWTFSAWPAFEVSVGLAGAGNGWGRLSGSKIRGQIDSDYCDWTDEGQTATFCVQIPASASGIHQVGIPSEYFYDAATKMYVKLCIVGSIGVLCLPVVGCADTYSVGYCFDLPIIDQSLDLGFNRPVVTCDIPLAVDCPPACEISYYPPSTTTDDVITFSPGNCIVPASVDWAFGDGEVETGYPATHQYVMPGTYTVAAAMCHDDGRCGTCTAEITVGKGTNIPPECGDPAIAVEPAVVAINREATFTSNAHDPNPWGEILAYEWDFGDGGTGTGNPASHTYTVPGTYNVCVTLTDDQGGQTTCCAELTVLECVSDVAIDSTHCNMPAAGQIGQCKTGQIGAKNMSPTESCEVVLRVTDNAGNVVFESSETIAPGGRLRLRFDHCYTADEVGTDLWTWEVWPVRCGELTPSDNTWLRQVNVQPGVRSAAAN; this is translated from the coding sequence ATGACTGTCGAACGGGACGCTGAGCTCAATCCCGTTCGGGTGGTGGTACAGTATGAGGACGGCAGGACATTCGAGGTGGACAAGTCGGGCCACGCTGCCCGTAGACTATCCGCGACGGAGACGGCGCCTGTCAGCGAACAAGAAGCGGCGGAACTCCGCGCGCTGTATGAGGCCGTGGTCAACTGGGACACCGGATGGATAACCATCATTCCTGGCGTCTTCGAGGTGAGAGCGTACGCGAACGCGGCCACTCCACAAATGACGGCGCACCTTCAGGGCCAGATTACTCTCACATGGGATGATGACAGGGCTTGTGCGGGCAGTGCGCTCCCCGTGACATGCAGCTACGAGGGCGATCCCGGCGCGAGTTCTGTGCACATAGAAGGCGGCTTTCAGGGCGGCGTGCAACTCCGCTTTGTCGGGAGCTATGTGTATCAGCCATTTGGCATAGACCTGGGAGCGTTCGCAGAGCAGGCGTTCACCGGCTACGCATTGGGCGAGACCGTCAGCGCCTCCGACAACGACCCGCCATCCGACCCCGTTGGTTGGACCTTTTCTGCTTGGCCGGCCTTTGAGGTGTCGGTGGGTCTGGCTGGCGCAGGGAACGGTTGGGGCAGGTTGTCGGGGTCAAAGATCCGGGGACAGATCGATTCCGACTACTGCGACTGGACCGACGAGGGTCAGACCGCGACCTTCTGCGTGCAGATACCTGCTTCCGCGAGCGGGATCCATCAGGTCGGGATCCCCTCAGAGTACTTCTATGATGCGGCCACGAAAATGTACGTTAAGCTGTGTATCGTCGGCTCGATAGGCGTCTTGTGTCTTCCCGTCGTTGGCTGCGCAGATACTTACTCCGTGGGCTACTGCTTCGATCTGCCCATTATCGACCAATCGCTCGACCTGGGCTTCAACCGCCCAGTCGTCACCTGCGACATTCCGCTCGCGGTGGACTGCCCGCCGGCATGCGAGATCAGCTACTACCCGCCGAGCACCACCACCGACGATGTGATTACTTTCAGTCCGGGCAACTGCATAGTCCCAGCTTCGGTTGACTGGGCGTTCGGCGACGGGGAGGTGGAGACCGGCTACCCGGCGACGCATCAGTACGTGATGCCGGGTACTTACACGGTTGCCGCAGCTATGTGTCATGACGACGGCCGTTGCGGGACCTGCACGGCTGAGATAACGGTCGGCAAGGGGACCAACATCCCGCCCGAGTGCGGCGACCCGGCGATCGCCGTCGAGCCGGCTGTAGTGGCGATCAATCGCGAGGCCACGTTCACGTCGAATGCCCATGACCCGAATCCTTGGGGCGAGATCCTTGCCTACGAGTGGGACTTCGGCGACGGCGGCACGGGGACGGGCAACCCGGCGAGCCACACTTACACGGTGCCCGGCACCTACAACGTATGCGTGACGCTGACCGACGACCAGGGCGGGCAGACGACGTGTTGCGCTGAGCTAACCGTGCTAGAGTGCGTGTCTGACGTCGCTATCGACAGTACTCACTGCAACATGCCGGCGGCCGGCCAGATTGGACAGTGCAAGACGGGCCAGATCGGCGCCAAAAACATGTCGCCCACTGAATCGTGCGAGGTAGTACTGCGCGTGACCGACAACGCAGGAAACGTGGTGTTCGAGAGTAGCGAGACCATCGCGCCGGGCGGCAGGCTTCGACTGCGCTTCGATCATTGTTACACGGCGGACGAGGTCGGAACAGACCTCTGGACGTGGGAAGTATGGCCCGTGCGATGCGGCGAGCTGACGCCGTCGGATAATACTTGGCTGCGCCAGGTGAACGTTCAGCCAGGCGTACGTTCAGCTGCCGCCAACTGA
- a CDS encoding S-layer homology domain-containing protein: YDARNVASACDIYMYDLATATETAICTDSANQWDPAIWGDRIVWADWRNGNPDIYMYDLAAASESSICTDPDDQYYPAIWGDRIVWEDNRDYGSTEWDIYMYDLATATETSICTQAATQDHPAIWGDRVVWRDYRNGNWDIYMHKLAICSFDDVARSHPMWQGVEAIYAQGVTSGTSTAPPMYSPASNTTRGQMAALLCKAFGKTWYDPGSASFTDVPRGSNGVWDGGGGGGLDVDGTHIFYGWIERLADAASWGGTAPTGGYGDGTYRPANTCTRGQMATCLSKAAGKTWYDPGSASFTDVPRGTNGVWDGGGGGGLDVDGTHIFYGWIERLADVSSWASGEAPTGGYGDGTFRPTVICTRGQMATFIQRGCNFAKPIK, from the coding sequence TACGACGCACGCAACGTCGCGTCGGCGTGTGACATCTACATGTACGACCTGGCGACGGCGACCGAGACGGCGATCTGCACCGACTCGGCCAACCAATGGGATCCCGCGATCTGGGGTGACCGCATCGTGTGGGCGGACTGGCGCAACGGCAATCCTGACATCTACATGTATGACCTGGCGGCGGCGAGCGAGTCGTCGATTTGCACCGACCCGGACGACCAGTATTATCCTGCGATCTGGGGTGACCGCATCGTGTGGGAGGACAACCGCGACTACGGTAGCACAGAGTGGGATATCTACATGTACGACCTGGCGACGGCCACCGAGACCTCCATCTGCACTCAAGCGGCCACCCAAGACCATCCCGCGATCTGGGGCGACCGCGTCGTGTGGCGGGACTACCGCAATGGCAACTGGGACATCTACATGCACAAGCTGGCGATATGCTCCTTCGACGACGTGGCGCGCAGCCACCCGATGTGGCAGGGCGTCGAGGCGATTTACGCCCAAGGCGTGACCAGCGGCACCTCCACCGCGCCGCCGATGTACTCGCCGGCCAGCAACACCACCCGCGGGCAGATGGCGGCGTTACTGTGCAAGGCGTTCGGCAAGACGTGGTATGACCCCGGTTCCGCGAGCTTCACCGACGTCCCGCGGGGCTCCAACGGGGTCTGGGACGGCGGCGGAGGCGGCGGGCTGGATGTGGACGGCACCCACATCTTCTACGGCTGGATTGAGCGGCTGGCGGATGCGGCGTCCTGGGGCGGGACCGCGCCGACCGGCGGCTATGGCGACGGCACCTACCGCCCGGCAAACACCTGCACCCGCGGCCAGATGGCGACCTGCCTGAGCAAGGCCGCGGGCAAGACCTGGTATGACCCGGGTTCTGCGAGCTTCACCGATGTGCCGCGCGGGACGAACGGGGTATGGGACGGCGGTGGAGGTGGCGGCCTGGATGTTGACGGCACGCACATCTTCTACGGGTGGATCGAGCGATTGGCTGACGTGTCTTCCTGGGCCTCCGGCGAGGCGCCGACCGGCGGATACGGCGACGGGACGTTCCGGCCGACGGTGATCTGCACCCGGGGTCAGATGGCGACGTTCATCCAGCGCGGCTGCAACTTCGCGAAGCCGATCAAGTAG
- a CDS encoding Gfo/Idh/MocA family oxidoreductase, translating to MAWKWGVIGAGGIADRRTMPEGIVPSDRCELVALMDVDGNRLGEVARKYGVSRTTTDVAELLSWDDVQVVYIGTPVCLHPEHAIAAAEAGKHVLCEKPLAITAAECRRITGAAEANGVKLAVGYMMRFHALHRRLKEMIEAGDIGQPVLARANFTCWYPEIEGAWRQDPEKGGGGALPDLATHCIDLLRWMLGEVASVSAQADTITFGYPVDDIATIMLKFAGGAHGMVEACFNVPDAASQYILEVYGTKGSVIADHTLGQMPGGNMVAHVVDEPGGYDAAQGTPSGGRTEAIQAPLVNMYQAEVEHLLDCIEAERDPLISGAEATRVQEIVEAAYESSRTGKRVDIGA from the coding sequence ATGGCCTGGAAGTGGGGAGTCATAGGAGCGGGTGGCATCGCGGACCGGCGCACGATGCCTGAGGGGATTGTGCCCTCAGATCGGTGCGAGCTCGTGGCGCTGATGGACGTGGACGGCAACCGCCTAGGCGAGGTGGCGCGCAAGTATGGCGTGAGTCGGACGACGACCGATGTTGCTGAGCTGCTTTCATGGGACGACGTGCAGGTTGTCTATATCGGCACGCCGGTGTGTCTCCACCCCGAGCACGCGATCGCCGCCGCCGAGGCCGGGAAGCACGTCCTCTGCGAGAAGCCGCTCGCGATCACCGCGGCGGAATGCCGGCGGATCACAGGCGCAGCCGAGGCAAATGGCGTCAAGCTCGCCGTCGGGTACATGATGCGCTTCCACGCGCTTCATCGGCGTCTGAAGGAGATGATCGAAGCGGGAGATATCGGTCAGCCGGTGCTCGCGCGAGCGAACTTCACGTGCTGGTATCCTGAGATCGAGGGCGCCTGGCGCCAGGATCCGGAAAAGGGTGGGGGAGGCGCGCTTCCGGATCTCGCGACGCATTGCATTGATCTGCTGCGGTGGATGCTCGGGGAAGTCGCTTCGGTTTCCGCGCAGGCGGACACGATCACGTTCGGATACCCTGTTGACGACATCGCCACCATCATGCTGAAGTTCGCGGGCGGCGCGCACGGGATGGTCGAGGCGTGCTTCAACGTGCCGGACGCCGCATCGCAGTACATACTCGAAGTCTACGGCACCAAAGGCAGCGTGATTGCGGATCACACGCTCGGCCAGATGCCGGGCGGGAACATGGTTGCTCATGTGGTTGACGAGCCGGGCGGCTACGACGCGGCGCAGGGTACGCCATCCGGCGGCCGGACCGAAGCCATCCAGGCCCCGCTGGTCAACATGTATCAGGCTGAGGTGGAGCACCTCTTGGACTGCATCGAGGCCGAACGGGATCCGCTCATCAGTGGCGCCGAAGCGACTCGGGTCCAGGAGATCGTCGAAGCGGCGTACGAGTCCTCGCGGACCGGCAAGCGCGTGGATATCGGCGCGTGA
- a CDS encoding M48 family metalloprotease: MNSRPSGDTASRDTRHIVVTVLAAAVVVSIFCAFAAIIFRVSWKIGLLGLLAFAIAYAIDIYRTLNPSLPEVTPDSTDEDGRRIYAAVKQVSASAGIPMPRIYLDPDPDPNAYTYGFGPRHSVIVFHKGILDLVGDDEEMLRSVVGHEIGHMLSFDCSVFTALIFPIHIMTWVSNLLVSLAYLAGRMIGPIIHTTLRAATDIWGLLIGLFIAMFVVFLAFYLAMWAGLIIAAIAVCTLFVNLLKREREYAADAIGARLVGGKSGTVRVLARLLDAAPHDAEVLAAALASHPGPRPDGEEHPDLERWPVNRYVNVGLMHAAKELLFDHPYTVRRIGNVNSVAALGKPLVRTSDLAAWIPAGVLIVLFTSSSALWPGGASRRQPSPPSRPPAQTQTTAPRYIPPPPPNRAEEPSAPVEDLETPDEPSTVVEVVPQEQQPAEEPEPSAETERGRRLAELGREHLRLAGEGETQQNSATVRMHIQQAIRCFEEAVRLDPSNQEAQQNLDNARFLLQTVPE, encoded by the coding sequence ATGAACTCACGACCTTCCGGAGACACGGCTTCTCGCGATACGAGGCACATCGTTGTCACGGTGCTTGCCGCGGCAGTGGTTGTCTCGATCTTCTGCGCATTCGCGGCGATCATTTTCAGGGTGAGTTGGAAGATCGGGCTGCTGGGCCTGCTTGCGTTCGCGATCGCCTATGCGATTGACATCTACCGCACGCTCAATCCGAGCCTGCCGGAGGTAACGCCGGATTCAACTGACGAAGACGGCAGACGAATCTACGCCGCGGTCAAGCAGGTCAGCGCGTCCGCGGGCATACCTATGCCCAGGATCTATCTCGACCCCGACCCGGATCCCAATGCGTACACCTACGGCTTCGGGCCGCGGCACTCGGTGATCGTGTTCCACAAGGGCATCCTCGATCTCGTCGGTGACGACGAGGAGATGCTTCGCTCGGTCGTCGGGCACGAGATTGGCCACATGCTGAGTTTCGACTGCTCGGTCTTCACTGCCCTGATCTTTCCGATTCATATCATGACGTGGGTGTCCAACCTGCTGGTGAGCCTCGCCTATCTCGCGGGGCGGATGATCGGACCCATCATCCACACGACTCTGCGCGCCGCGACGGACATCTGGGGCCTGCTCATTGGCTTGTTCATCGCCATGTTCGTGGTGTTCCTCGCGTTCTACCTTGCGATGTGGGCCGGCCTCATCATCGCCGCGATCGCGGTGTGCACGTTGTTCGTCAACCTGCTCAAGCGCGAGCGGGAGTACGCCGCCGACGCCATCGGCGCGCGCCTGGTGGGCGGCAAGTCGGGGACGGTGCGCGTGCTTGCCCGCCTCCTCGACGCCGCGCCGCATGACGCCGAGGTGCTCGCCGCCGCGCTCGCCAGTCACCCCGGCCCCAGGCCCGATGGGGAGGAACACCCCGACCTCGAACGCTGGCCAGTCAACAGATACGTCAATGTCGGGCTCATGCACGCCGCGAAGGAACTCCTGTTCGACCATCCCTACACGGTGCGGCGCATCGGCAATGTGAACAGCGTGGCGGCGCTCGGGAAACCCCTGGTGCGCACATCCGACTTGGCGGCATGGATCCCCGCCGGCGTTCTCATCGTGCTCTTCACCTCAAGCTCCGCCTTGTGGCCCGGCGGGGCTTCCCGCCGGCAGCCCAGTCCGCCTTCGCGCCCACCGGCTCAGACGCAAACGACCGCCCCCAGATACATCCCGCCGCCGCCGCCAAACCGCGCTGAAGAGCCGTCCGCGCCCGTTGAGGATCTCGAGACGCCCGACGAGCCCTCGACGGTCGTCGAAGTCGTCCCGCAAGAGCAGCAGCCCGCAGAGGAGCCGGAGCCGAGCGCTGAAACCGAGCGCGGCCGGCGATTGGCTGAACTCGGGCGAGAACACCTGCGCCTGGCGGGCGAGGGCGAGACACAACAGAACTCCGCGACCGTCAGAATGCACATCCAACAAGCCATCCGCTGCTTCGAGGAAGCCGTGCGCCTCGACCCATCGAACCAGGAAGCGCAGCAGAACCTGGATAACGCGCGCTTCCTCCTGCAAACCGTGCCGGAGTAG
- the radC gene encoding DNA repair protein RadC: METYSTMIRDIPADERPRERLAHAGAEALSVPELLAIILRVGSSRGSAISLGNQLLKHFGSLRAVATATVAELSAVPGVGMAKAAQIKAAFELGKRLATITNEKPVVNCPEVAAGLVMEDMRYQDKEHFKALLLDVRNRCIAVRPVSMGSLTSNVAHPREVFHEAVSHSAHSVIVAHNHPSGDPTPSEEDKALTRRLVEAGKVMGIEVLDHVIIGDGRWVSLKEKGLM, encoded by the coding sequence ATGGAAACGTACAGCACGATGATCCGCGATATCCCGGCGGATGAGCGCCCGCGGGAGAGGCTCGCCCACGCTGGCGCGGAGGCGCTGAGCGTGCCGGAGTTGCTCGCTATCATCCTGCGCGTCGGCTCGAGCCGCGGTTCAGCCATCAGCCTGGGCAACCAGTTGCTCAAGCACTTCGGCAGCTTGAGAGCGGTCGCGACGGCGACGGTGGCCGAGCTATCGGCGGTGCCGGGCGTCGGTATGGCGAAGGCGGCACAAATCAAGGCCGCGTTCGAGTTGGGCAAACGGTTAGCTACCATTACGAACGAGAAGCCGGTCGTCAATTGCCCGGAGGTGGCCGCCGGTCTCGTCATGGAGGATATGCGCTACCAGGACAAGGAGCACTTCAAGGCCCTGCTGCTCGATGTGCGCAATCGGTGCATCGCCGTGCGCCCTGTCTCGATGGGCAGTCTCACGTCGAACGTCGCCCATCCCCGCGAGGTCTTCCACGAGGCGGTGTCACATTCGGCGCATTCGGTCATCGTCGCGCACAACCATCCCAGCGGCGACCCGACGCCGAGCGAGGAAGACAAGGCTCTGACGCGGCGCCTGGTCGAAGCGGGGAAGGTCATGGGCATCGAAGTCCTCGATCACGTCATCATCGGGGACGGCCGCTGGGTCAGCCTGAAGGAAAAGGGCCTGATGTAG